In the genome of Cryptosporangium phraense, one region contains:
- a CDS encoding DUF4153 domain-containing protein, which produces MPEQDPTDPPSPSDAPDADSAPPRGGTTARGVLAEAAAAARKAGTTAPGSAGGSPWGQPQPVPPLWADRVWPLTTDGAPRRVLIAAAGAGVVGATTLATDQLGLGALLATTAVTLAALATRPSPPKPRQLLFAALTVALAGVAAVRAADWLVGLCLLAALGTGILAVTAGRTWTGLLLGLLSPLTAPIRTATWTARGSARFKRHGFGRALAIGAISAALLVVFGALFAGADPVFAGLVGDLLPRPEPGPGVGRVILFTLVTGVTLVAATLAHQAPDFDALAPAKRRTRPRLEWAVPLTALNLLFACFVGVQLVVLADGDRYVRRTAGLTYADYARQGFWQLLAVTVLTLLVVAVVIRVAARETGGDRTALRALLGLLCLLAVLVVASALRRMWLYEDAYGFTRLRVLVQAVELWLGVVFALIAAAGVRIEAPWLPRAVLATGALTLLALAAINPDGFIADRNIARYQDSGRIDVEYLSGLSADAVPALERLPEPLRACALDPVLYRLPPEEAWYSANLARSRAREATIGTCD; this is translated from the coding sequence GTGCCCGAGCAGGACCCCACCGATCCCCCGTCACCGTCGGACGCCCCGGACGCGGACAGCGCACCGCCTCGCGGGGGCACCACGGCACGCGGGGTGCTGGCCGAAGCGGCCGCCGCGGCCCGAAAAGCCGGCACAACCGCCCCCGGAAGCGCGGGCGGCTCGCCGTGGGGGCAGCCCCAGCCCGTCCCGCCACTCTGGGCCGATCGCGTCTGGCCGCTCACGACCGACGGCGCCCCCAGGCGCGTGCTGATCGCCGCGGCCGGCGCCGGAGTCGTCGGCGCCACCACGCTCGCCACCGATCAGCTCGGCCTCGGAGCCCTGCTCGCCACCACCGCGGTCACGCTCGCCGCCCTGGCCACCCGCCCATCACCACCAAAACCCCGCCAACTGCTCTTCGCCGCGCTCACCGTCGCGCTCGCGGGCGTCGCGGCCGTGCGGGCGGCCGACTGGCTGGTCGGGCTGTGTCTACTGGCCGCACTCGGCACCGGCATCCTCGCGGTCACCGCCGGGCGCACCTGGACCGGTCTCCTCCTCGGCCTGCTCTCCCCGCTCACCGCCCCGATCCGCACCGCCACCTGGACGGCCCGCGGCTCCGCGCGCTTCAAGCGGCACGGGTTCGGGCGCGCGCTGGCCATCGGCGCGATCTCGGCGGCCCTGCTGGTCGTGTTCGGCGCGTTGTTCGCCGGCGCCGACCCGGTGTTCGCCGGTCTGGTCGGCGACCTGCTCCCCCGGCCCGAGCCGGGCCCGGGCGTCGGCCGCGTGATCCTGTTCACGCTGGTCACCGGCGTAACGCTGGTCGCGGCCACGCTCGCCCATCAGGCTCCCGACTTCGACGCGCTCGCGCCGGCGAAGCGCCGGACCCGTCCGCGCCTCGAGTGGGCGGTTCCGCTCACCGCGCTGAACCTGCTCTTCGCCTGCTTCGTCGGCGTCCAACTCGTGGTTCTGGCGGACGGGGACCGCTACGTGCGCCGGACCGCGGGCCTGACCTACGCGGACTACGCGCGGCAGGGGTTCTGGCAGTTGCTCGCGGTGACCGTCCTGACCCTGCTGGTGGTGGCGGTCGTGATCCGGGTCGCGGCCCGGGAGACCGGCGGGGACCGGACCGCGCTGCGCGCGCTCCTCGGCCTGCTGTGCCTGCTCGCCGTGCTGGTGGTGGCGTCCGCGCTGCGGCGGATGTGGCTCTACGAGGACGCCTACGGCTTCACCCGGCTGCGGGTACTGGTGCAGGCCGTGGAGCTCTGGCTCGGGGTCGTGTTCGCCCTGATCGCGGCGGCCGGCGTCCGGATCGAGGCCCCCTGGCTCCCCCGCGCCGTGCTCGCCACCGGCGCGCTCACGCTCCTCGCTCTGGCTGCGATCAATCCGGACGGGTTCATCGCCGACCGCAACATCGCCCGTTACCAGGACAGCGGACGGATCGACGTCGAGTACCTGTCGGGCCTCTCGGCGGACGCCGTGCCCGCACTCGAGCGCCTGCCCGAGCCGCTCCGGGCCTGCGCGCTCGACCCGGTGCTCTACCGCCTACCTCCCGAGGAAGCCTGGTACAGCGCGAACCTGGCCCGATCCCGCGCCCGGGAAGCCACCATCGGAACCTGCGACTAG
- a CDS encoding HAMP domain-containing sensor histidine kinase, with translation MKLWHVVAGRLRKLPEPLGRIRSIKLKLAILLVGSGAAGFAVFILSIGWLPPWTTITALAVALVTSQLLAHGTTAPIRAMTAAARTMSRGDYSQRVSTSSRDEVGELARAFNRMAEDLETADRQRRELIANVSHELRTPITALQAVLENLVDGLASPDPATLRAALGQTERLSKLVSELLDLSRLDAGVSPLRRRPVKLGPFLTAAVEAASVGTNVRLDVDVLPSDLEVNADEARLHQVVANLLDNAARHSPEGGRVVVRARGLPALSGRGVGLLLEVTDEGPGIPAAERTRVFDRFSRGSTPGTARDGGTGLGLAIARWAVELHDGTISVADAGPGCRIQVTLPA, from the coding sequence ATGAAGCTCTGGCACGTCGTGGCGGGCCGCCTGCGCAAGCTCCCGGAGCCGCTCGGACGGATCCGGTCGATCAAGCTCAAGCTGGCGATCCTGCTGGTGGGGTCGGGTGCGGCCGGGTTCGCGGTGTTCATCCTGAGCATCGGCTGGCTGCCGCCGTGGACGACGATCACCGCGCTGGCCGTCGCGCTGGTCACGTCGCAGCTGCTGGCCCACGGCACGACCGCGCCGATCCGGGCGATGACCGCGGCCGCCCGGACGATGAGCCGCGGTGACTACAGCCAGCGCGTCTCGACGTCGTCCCGGGACGAGGTCGGCGAGCTGGCCCGGGCGTTCAACCGGATGGCCGAGGACCTCGAGACCGCCGACCGCCAGCGGCGGGAGCTGATCGCGAACGTCTCGCACGAGCTCCGGACGCCGATCACCGCCCTGCAGGCGGTGCTGGAGAACCTCGTCGACGGGCTCGCGTCGCCCGATCCGGCCACCCTGCGGGCGGCGCTCGGCCAGACCGAGCGGCTCTCGAAGCTCGTCTCCGAGTTGCTGGACCTGTCCCGGCTCGACGCCGGGGTCTCGCCGCTGCGGCGTCGCCCGGTGAAGCTCGGGCCGTTTTTGACCGCGGCCGTCGAGGCCGCGTCCGTCGGAACGAACGTGCGGTTGGACGTCGACGTGCTGCCGTCCGACCTCGAGGTGAACGCGGACGAGGCGCGACTGCACCAGGTCGTGGCGAATCTGCTGGACAACGCGGCTCGGCACAGTCCGGAGGGTGGGCGGGTGGTGGTCCGGGCCCGGGGGTTGCCCGCGTTGAGCGGGCGGGGGGTCGGGCTGCTGCTCGAGGTCACCGACGAGGGGCCGGGGATCCCGGCGGCCGAGCGGACCCGGGTGTTCGACCGGTTCAGCCGGGGGTCGACGCCCGGTACCGCCCGGGACGGGGGGACGGGGTTGGGGCTGGCGATCGCTCGGTGGGCGGTCGAGCTCCACGACGGCACGATCTCGGTCGCCGACGCCGGCCCGGGCTGCCGGATCCAGGTGACGCTGCCCGCTTGA
- a CDS encoding response regulator transcription factor, whose amino-acid sequence MSERRVLVVEDEQTIAESIATRLRAEGFAVELAGTGPAAVAAFVADPHDLIVLDIMLPGYDGLEVCRRVQAVRAVPVLMLTARDAETDLLVGLAVGADDYLTKPFSMRELVARTHALLRRIDRAAELNAPAGDRFTIDDVEVSLTERRVWVSSDEVHLTRTEFELLVCLASRPRAVLPREQLLATVWGWTDGAGSRAVDSHIKALRRKVGGDRIRTVHGVGYAWESAR is encoded by the coding sequence ATGAGCGAGCGGCGGGTTCTCGTGGTCGAGGACGAGCAGACGATCGCCGAGTCGATCGCGACCCGGCTGCGGGCGGAGGGGTTCGCGGTGGAGCTGGCCGGCACCGGGCCGGCCGCGGTGGCCGCGTTCGTGGCCGACCCGCACGACCTGATCGTCCTCGACATCATGCTGCCCGGGTACGACGGTCTGGAGGTCTGCCGCCGGGTCCAGGCGGTCCGCGCGGTGCCGGTGCTGATGCTCACCGCGCGGGACGCCGAGACGGATCTGCTGGTCGGGCTGGCGGTGGGGGCCGACGACTACCTGACCAAGCCGTTCAGCATGCGAGAGCTGGTCGCCCGCACCCACGCGCTGCTGCGGCGCATCGACCGGGCGGCCGAGCTCAACGCCCCGGCCGGGGACCGCTTCACGATCGACGACGTCGAGGTCAGCCTCACCGAGCGCCGAGTCTGGGTGAGCTCCGACGAAGTGCACCTGACCCGGACCGAGTTCGAGCTGCTCGTGTGTCTGGCGTCCCGGCCCCGGGCGGTGCTGCCGAGGGAGCAGCTGCTGGCCACGGTGTGGGGCTGGACCGACGGCGCCGGGAGCAGGGCCGTCGACAGCCACATCAAGGCGCTGCGTCGGAAAGTGGGCGGGGACCGGATCCGGACCGTGCACGGCGTCGGGTACGCCTGGGAGTCGGCCCGATGA
- a CDS encoding ABC transporter permease subunit, whose product MKSEWIKTRSLRSNWVTLVVGALLTVGLAGAFGYGYEGAIRAGEETATRAQAVDVTYLGIDLLALILGVFGVLQATGEYGQRTMRSTLTAVPRRWPVLAGKGALLIALLTPITLAVSVASFVLAQAFLGDDSAPVALRPILGAALYPVAAALMGLGIGLALRHSAGAITVFVSMFLIIPALLPATMSQSVEDHTLKYLPLAAAQALYTESRDSGPIHLLSPSAGAVVLTLWVAGLLAVGGAVLLRRDA is encoded by the coding sequence ATGAAGTCCGAGTGGATCAAGACGCGGTCGCTGCGGTCGAACTGGGTGACGCTGGTCGTGGGCGCGCTGCTGACCGTGGGGCTGGCCGGGGCGTTCGGCTACGGGTACGAGGGCGCGATCCGGGCCGGGGAGGAGACCGCGACCCGGGCCCAGGCCGTCGACGTGACGTACCTGGGCATCGACCTGCTGGCGCTGATCCTCGGCGTGTTCGGCGTCCTCCAGGCGACCGGGGAGTACGGGCAGCGGACGATGCGGTCGACGCTGACCGCGGTGCCGCGGCGGTGGCCGGTGCTGGCCGGCAAGGGCGCGCTGCTGATCGCGCTGCTCACCCCGATCACGCTGGCCGTGAGCGTCGCGAGTTTCGTCCTCGCGCAGGCGTTCCTCGGCGACGACAGCGCGCCGGTGGCCCTCCGGCCGATTCTCGGGGCCGCGCTGTATCCGGTGGCGGCGGCGTTGATGGGGCTGGGGATCGGGCTGGCGCTCCGGCACAGCGCCGGGGCGATCACGGTGTTCGTCTCGATGTTCCTGATCATCCCCGCCCTGCTGCCCGCGACGATGTCCCAGTCGGTGGAGGACCACACGCTCAAGTACCTGCCGCTGGCCGCGGCCCAGGCGCTGTACACCGAGAGTCGCGACAGCGGGCCGATCCACCTGCTGTCCCCGTCGGCCGGAGCGGTCGTCCTGACGCTGTGGGTCGCCGGGCTGCTGGCCGTCGGCGGCGCGGTTCTGCTCCGGCGGGACGCCTAA
- a CDS encoding ABC transporter ATP-binding protein, with translation MIELDALTKRYGGTVAVDGLTFTVKPGRVTGFLGPNGAGKSTTMRMIVGLDRPTSGAATVNGRPYAALRSPLRHVGAMLDASQLHKGRSGYAHLHALAETHRIPRSRITEVLDLVGMSTAARRRAGGYSLGMSQRLGIAAALLGDPEVVILDEPVNGLDPDGVLWIRTLLRDLADEGRTVLVSSHLMSEMAVTAEHLLIIGRGRLLADTGVDELIDRVQVGSVLVRSPDSGLTDALTRRGASVETDATGALTVRGLTAAEIGDVARDERLALTELTPHRASLEEAYMDLTREAVEYA, from the coding sequence ATGATCGAACTCGACGCACTGACGAAACGCTACGGCGGCACGGTCGCGGTGGACGGGCTCACGTTCACCGTGAAACCGGGCCGCGTCACCGGATTCCTCGGCCCCAACGGGGCCGGAAAATCCACGACCATGCGGATGATCGTCGGGCTGGACCGCCCGACGTCGGGCGCGGCGACCGTGAACGGCCGGCCGTACGCCGCCCTCCGGTCTCCGCTCCGGCACGTAGGCGCGATGTTGGACGCCTCTCAGCTCCACAAAGGCCGGAGCGGGTACGCGCACCTGCACGCGCTGGCCGAGACCCACCGGATTCCGCGCAGCCGGATCACCGAGGTGCTGGACCTGGTCGGGATGAGCACGGCCGCCAGAAGGCGGGCCGGCGGCTACTCGCTCGGGATGTCGCAGCGGCTCGGCATCGCGGCCGCGCTGCTCGGCGACCCCGAGGTGGTCATTCTCGACGAGCCGGTGAACGGGCTCGACCCGGACGGCGTGCTGTGGATCCGCACGCTGCTGCGCGATCTTGCCGACGAGGGCCGGACCGTGCTCGTCTCCAGCCACCTGATGAGCGAGATGGCGGTCACCGCCGAGCACCTGCTGATCATCGGCCGGGGCCGGCTGCTGGCCGACACCGGCGTGGACGAGCTGATCGACCGGGTGCAGGTCGGCAGCGTGCTGGTGCGGTCCCCGGACTCCGGGCTGACCGACGCGCTGACCCGTCGGGGAGCGTCGGTCGAGACCGACGCGACCGGGGCACTCACCGTCCGCGGGCTCACCGCCGCGGAGATCGGGGACGTCGCCCGCGACGAACGGCTCGCGCTGACCGAGCTCACCCCGCACCGCGCCTCGCTGGAAGAGGCGTACATGGACCTGACCAGGGAAGCGGTGGAGTACGCATGA
- a CDS encoding sensor histidine kinase, with amino-acid sequence MSRRSLSDLLAVAAAVVVAVLLVRGSPPPLRAFGGGMLVVQCALAAVLLLRRRAPVAVGWLLAAATAVLAVVEAAAPRSLVSVDTAGDAYPWLPAAAPFAAYAATAFGFRRGLGPAAVLVVLATHFWALPPDSPWLLQGVLFAGGPALLGLYVAARRRLLASLVERTERAERERHLLAEQARAEERSALAAEIHDLVTHRVSLMVLQAGALRISADQPETRAAADEIRETGAQALTELREVIGLLREPPAALLAAAEVGEAPPGRLSALVGESGVQAVLVEDGDPGRVRPVVGRAAYRVVQEALTNVRKHAPGAAATVTLRYRPEGVQVSVRNGPAAAPPDPAVVGSGTGLLGLRERVELLEGSLKAGPCDDGGFLLEARLPA; translated from the coding sequence GTGAGCCGACGGTCCCTGAGCGACCTGCTGGCGGTCGCGGCGGCCGTGGTCGTCGCGGTGCTGCTCGTGCGTGGGTCGCCGCCGCCGTTGCGGGCGTTCGGCGGCGGGATGCTCGTCGTCCAATGCGCTCTCGCCGCGGTGCTGCTGCTCCGGCGGCGCGCGCCGGTCGCGGTCGGCTGGCTGCTGGCCGCGGCCACCGCGGTACTCGCGGTCGTCGAGGCGGCGGCGCCGCGCTCCCTGGTGTCGGTCGATACGGCGGGGGACGCTTACCCGTGGCTGCCTGCCGCGGCACCGTTCGCGGCCTACGCGGCCACCGCGTTCGGATTTCGACGTGGACTGGGCCCGGCGGCGGTGCTGGTGGTGCTGGCGACCCACTTCTGGGCGCTGCCGCCGGACTCGCCGTGGCTGCTGCAGGGCGTGCTCTTCGCCGGGGGACCGGCGCTGCTCGGCCTGTACGTGGCGGCCCGGCGGCGGCTGCTGGCGTCGCTGGTCGAGCGCACCGAGCGGGCCGAGCGGGAGCGGCACCTGCTGGCCGAGCAGGCCCGCGCGGAGGAGCGGTCGGCGCTGGCGGCCGAGATCCACGACCTGGTCACGCACCGGGTGAGCCTGATGGTGCTGCAGGCCGGCGCGCTGCGGATCAGCGCGGATCAGCCGGAGACCCGGGCCGCCGCCGACGAGATCCGGGAGACCGGAGCCCAGGCGCTGACCGAGCTGCGTGAGGTGATCGGGCTCCTGCGCGAGCCGCCCGCGGCGCTCCTCGCCGCGGCCGAGGTCGGTGAGGCGCCGCCCGGCCGTCTCTCCGCGCTGGTGGGGGAGTCCGGCGTGCAGGCCGTGCTGGTCGAGGACGGCGATCCGGGCCGGGTGCGGCCGGTGGTGGGGCGGGCCGCGTACCGGGTCGTCCAGGAGGCGCTGACGAACGTTCGCAAGCACGCGCCGGGGGCGGCGGCGACCGTGACCCTGCGGTACCGGCCGGAGGGTGTGCAGGTCAGCGTCCGCAATGGCCCGGCGGCCGCGCCGCCGGATCCGGCCGTCGTGGGCTCGGGCACCGGGCTTCTCGGCCTGCGTGAACGGGTCGAACTGCTCGAGGGGTCGCTGAAGGCCGGGCCGTGCGACGACGGCGGGTTCCTGCTCGAGGCTCGGCTACCGGCGTGA
- a CDS encoding response regulator transcription factor codes for MIRVLVVDDEPMVCAHLRTILDSAPDLEVVDQAHDGAAAVEAVIRHRPDVVLMDLRMPGVDGLVAIERLGRLSSPPVIVVLTTFDADHYVTRALRAGAAGFLVKSTPPEDLIGLVRVAADGHTVLSPVATRRLLDGAGERERARAVVDGLTERETQVLACLGSGMSNAQIGARLFLAEATVKGYVSRLMLKLACANRTQAGLLAQQLDLRP; via the coding sequence GTGATCCGGGTCCTGGTGGTCGACGACGAGCCGATGGTCTGCGCGCACCTGCGGACGATCCTCGACTCGGCGCCGGATCTCGAGGTCGTCGACCAGGCGCACGACGGCGCGGCCGCGGTCGAGGCGGTCATCCGGCACCGGCCCGACGTCGTCCTGATGGACCTGCGGATGCCCGGGGTCGACGGCCTGGTCGCGATCGAGCGGCTCGGGCGCCTGTCGTCGCCGCCGGTGATCGTCGTCCTGACGACGTTCGACGCCGACCACTACGTGACCAGGGCCCTGCGCGCCGGCGCGGCCGGGTTCCTGGTCAAGTCGACGCCGCCGGAGGACCTGATCGGGCTGGTCCGCGTGGCCGCCGACGGTCACACCGTGCTCTCGCCGGTGGCGACCCGGCGGCTGCTCGACGGGGCCGGGGAGCGCGAGCGCGCCCGGGCGGTCGTCGACGGGCTCACCGAGCGGGAGACGCAGGTGCTGGCGTGCCTCGGCAGCGGGATGTCGAACGCGCAGATCGGTGCGCGGCTGTTTCTGGCCGAGGCCACGGTGAAGGGGTACGTGTCCCGCCTGATGCTCAAGCTGGCCTGCGCCAACCGCACCCAGGCCGGCCTACTGGCCCAGCAGCTGGATTTACGACCGTAG